CGCGGCCTCGATCCCGCCGAGTCCGCCGGGGAGCGGGGCCGCGCCCGCGATGTTCGCGAGCGGGATCGCGAACAGCAGGACGTACACCGGAACGCTGTACCCGAGCGCGGCGAAGGCGGCCAGCAGTGCCGCGGTCTGAAAGAGCCAGCCGCACAGCGAGAGCCCGATGATCGCCCCGAGTCGCCACCTGCTCGTCGCGATCCGCTCGATGTTTTCGAAGAACCGCCCCATCCGATCCGTGAGGTCGTCCTCGAGGGTCTCGGAATCGAACCGGTCGAAGCCGAGTCGGCCGATACGAGGCGCGATGATGGCGGGCAGCCGATCGATGATCGTGTCCCGGTAGCGCCAGACCAGCGCCATGGCGAGTACGATCGCCCCAATCAGGACGACGGCCGAGCCGACGGCCGTCTCGAGGCGCTCGCCGATGGCGGCAGTGGTCGCGTAGTAGCCGACGCCGACGAAGACGAGCGAGATCGAGGGAATGACGTTGAGGAGGTCGACGCTCGCGATCCCGACGAGCCCGGTTTCGTAGCGCGAGTCGGAGACTTTCGAGATGAGCAACGCGGCGATCGGTTCGCCCCCGGCTTGCCCGAACGGCGTGACATTGTTGGCGAAGACGGCACCGGCGTAGACGAAAAACGACTTGACGAGGGGGATCTCGACGCCGAGCGTACCGAGGACGGTTCTGAGCATCAGGCTCCAGGCGGCCAGCCAGCAGAGCGCGAGCGCGAACGTCACCGCGACGAG
This portion of the Natrinema salinisoli genome encodes:
- a CDS encoding lysylphosphatidylglycerol synthase transmembrane domain-containing protein, producing MDERSRRAFLIGAFGAIAVLAVLFFIVGARPILDSLLSAEPSLVAVTFALALCWLAAWSLMLRTVLGTLGVEIPLVKSFFVYAGAVFANNVTPFGQAGGEPIAALLISKVSDSRYETGLVGIASVDLLNVIPSISLVFVGVGYYATTAAIGERLETAVGSAVVLIGAIVLAMALVWRYRDTIIDRLPAIIAPRIGRLGFDRFDSETLEDDLTDRMGRFFENIERIATSRWRLGAIIGLSLCGWLFQTAALLAAFAALGYSVPVYVLLFAIPLANIAGAAPLPGGLGGIEAAFVTLLVPTTGIEASAVTAAVLIFRGAVYWMPILVGGASVSAFGIRTLQ